The DNA segment CGTCATGGTGAAGAAGTGGCGATCGTGGGCGCCGGCATCGCCGGGCTGGTGGCGGCCTACGAGCTGATGAAGCTGGGCCTCAAACCGGTGGTCTACGAGGCGTCGAAGATGGGTGGGCGGCTGCGCTCGCAGGCCTTCAACGGCACCGACGGGATCATCGCCGAGCTGGGCGGAATGCGCTTTCCGGTATCGTCCACGGCGTTCTACCACTACGTCGACAAGCTGGGCCTGGAAACCAAACCCTTCCCCAACCCGCTCACCCCTGCCTCACGCAGCACGGTAATCGATCTGGAAGGCCAGACCTACTACGCGGAAAAAGCCGCCGACTTGCCGGCCCTGTTCCAGGAAGTTGCCGATGCCTGGGCCGACGCCCTGGAAAGCGGTGCGCGCTTTGGTGACATCCAGCAGGCTATCCGTGACCGCGACGTGCCTCGCTTGAAAGAACTGTGGAACACCCTGGTGCCGCTGTGGGACGACCGCACTTTCTACGACTTCGTCGCCACCTCCAAAGCCTTCGCCAAACTGAGTTTCCAGCACCGCGAAGTGTTCGGCCAGGTGGGCTTCGGCACCGGTGGTTGGGACTCGGACTTCCCCAACTCAATGCTGGAAATCTTCCGTGTGGTGATGACCAATTGCGACGACCACCAACACCTGGTGGTCGGCGGCGTCGAGCAAGTGCCGCAGGGCATCTGGCGCCATGTGCCGGAGCGTTGTGCGCACTGGCCTGAAGGTACCAGCCTGAGCTCGCTGCACGGCGGTGCACCGCGCACCGGCGTCAAGCGCATTGCCCGCGCCAGCGACGGCCGCCTGGCAGTCACCGACAACTGGGGCGACTGCCGCCATTACGCGGCGGTGCTGACGACCTGCCAGAGTTGGCTGCTGACCACCCAGATCGACTGTGAAGAGTCGTTGTTCTCGCAGAAGATGTGGATGGCCCTGGACCGCACCCGCTACATGCAGTCGTCGAAAACCTTCGTCATGGTCGACCGGCCGTTCTGGAAAGACAAAGACCCAGAAACCGGTCGCGACCTGATGAGCATGACCCTCACCGACCGGCTGACCCGTGGTACCTACCTGTTCGATAACGGCGACGATAAACCAGGGGTGATCTGCCTGTCCTATGCGTGGATGAGCGATGCGCTGAAGATGCTCCCGCACCCGGTGGAAAAACGCGTGCAACTGGCACTCGATGCATTGAAAAAGATCTACCCGAAAACCGATATCGCCGGGCATATCATCGGCGACCCTATCACCATTTCCTGGGAAGCCGACCCGCACTTCCTCGGTGCATTCAAAGGCGCGCTGCCGGGCCACTATCGCTACAACCAGCGGATGTACGCGCACTTCATGCAGGCGCAGATGCCAGTCGAGCAGCGTGGCATTTTCATTGCCGGCGACGACGTGTCGTGGACCCCGGC comes from the Pseudomonas urmiensis genome and includes:
- a CDS encoding flavin monoamine oxidase family protein → MNNNNRHPADGKKPITIFGPDFPFAFDDWLEHPAGLGSIPAARHGEEVAIVGAGIAGLVAAYELMKLGLKPVVYEASKMGGRLRSQAFNGTDGIIAELGGMRFPVSSTAFYHYVDKLGLETKPFPNPLTPASRSTVIDLEGQTYYAEKAADLPALFQEVADAWADALESGARFGDIQQAIRDRDVPRLKELWNTLVPLWDDRTFYDFVATSKAFAKLSFQHREVFGQVGFGTGGWDSDFPNSMLEIFRVVMTNCDDHQHLVVGGVEQVPQGIWRHVPERCAHWPEGTSLSSLHGGAPRTGVKRIARASDGRLAVTDNWGDCRHYAAVLTTCQSWLLTTQIDCEESLFSQKMWMALDRTRYMQSSKTFVMVDRPFWKDKDPETGRDLMSMTLTDRLTRGTYLFDNGDDKPGVICLSYAWMSDALKMLPHPVEKRVQLALDALKKIYPKTDIAGHIIGDPITISWEADPHFLGAFKGALPGHYRYNQRMYAHFMQAQMPVEQRGIFIAGDDVSWTPAWVEGAVQTSLNAVWGIMNHFGGKTHADNPGPGDVFDEIGPIALAD